From a single Miscanthus floridulus cultivar M001 chromosome 8, ASM1932011v1, whole genome shotgun sequence genomic region:
- the LOC136478177 gene encoding LOW QUALITY PROTEIN: ATP-dependent DNA helicase At3g02060, chloroplastic-like (The sequence of the model RefSeq protein was modified relative to this genomic sequence to represent the inferred CDS: deleted 1 base in 1 codon) yields the protein MAAPPPHTPPAAAPQPLLLLLLHHPPALVLRVRLRPRSLRLARAPAPAATATAAAAASVAPDDISQLNHRLRAIARRREAASAAASPSSSPVDPAQAEAYLRLIRDQQRLGLRQLRREEAEGDDGGGEWARKGVAAGSSLGHRVDPRELEPGEYVVHKKVGVGKFACISAEDGVDYVFIQYADGMAKLAVDQAARMLYRYNLPHEKTRPRNLSKLNDPSTWEKRRLKGKLAVQKMVVNLMELYLQRMRLGRPPYPKPASMDDFAAEFPYEPTPDQCQAFIDVEKDLTERETPMDRLICGDVGFGKTEVAMRGIFIVVSAGFQAMVLAPTIILAKQHYDVMTERFANYPEIKVAIFSGAQSKEEKDELITNIKNGDLHIIVGTHALLTERMAYSNLGLLVVDEEQKFGVQQKEKIASYKSSIDVLTLSATPIPRTLYLALTGFRDASLMSTPPPERVAVKTYVSAFSKERALSAIKFELQRGGQVFYVVPRIKAIDDVLQFLKDSLPDVPIAVAHGKKMSKNIQLAMEDFASGEVKILVCTHIIESGIDIANANTMIVQFAELYGLAQLYQLRGRVGRSGREGFAYLFYTDKSLLSRVATDRLGAIEEHSELGQGFHVAEKDMGIRGFGSLFGDQQSGDVANVGIDLFFDMLFDSLSKVDQFCLVPVPYKDVQLDINISPRLPSEYISYLENPVELLNEAAKAAEKDLWTLIQFTEDLRRRYGKEPRDMELLLKKLYVRRMAADLGISRIYPSGKMIFMKTNMNKKVFRLMTEAMTSETHRNSLSFAGKEIKAELLVSLPDTLLLNWLFHCLSDCYTVIPALVKY from the exons ATGGCCGCCCCACCGCCTCACACCCCGCCGGCGGCGGCTCCCcagcccctcctcctcctcctcctccaccacccgcCAGCACTGGTCCTCCGCGTCCGCCTCCGACCCCGCAGCCTCCGCCTCGCGAgggcgcccgcgcccgcggccacggccacggcggcAGCCGCGGCCTCCGTCGCCCCCGACGACATCTCGCAGCTCAACCACCGCCTCCGCGCCATCGCCCGCCGCCGCGAAGCCGCCTCCGCCGCAGCCTCCCCGTCCTCCTCCCCCGTCGACCCGGCCCAGGCCGAGGCGTACCTCCGCCTGATCCGCGACCAGCAGCGGCTCGGCCTGCGCCAGCTCCGCCGAGAGGAAGCCGAGGGCGACGACGGCGGAGGGGAGTGGGCGAGGAAGGGGGTGGCGGCGGGGAGCTCGCTGGGGCATCGGGTGGACCCGCGGGAGCTGGAGCCCGGCGAGTACGTCGTGCACAAGAAGGTCGGCGTCGGGAAATTCGCCTGCATCAGTGCCGAGGACGGCGTCGACTACGTCTTCATTCAGTACGCCGACGGCATGGCCAAGCTCGCCGTCGACCAGGCCGCGCGCATGCTCTACAGATACAACCT GCCTCACGAGAAGACGAGGCCACGGAATTTGAGCAAACTGAACGATCCTTCCACCTGGGAGAAGCGGAGGCTGAAAGGGAAGCTTGCTGTTCAGAAGATGGTTGTCAACCTGATGGAACTGTATTTGCAAAGGATGAGGCTGGGAAGACCTCCGTACCCAAAGCCGGCATCCATGGATGACTTTGCTGCTGAATTCCCTTATGAGCCTACTCCGGACCAATGCCAG GCCTTTATAGATGTTGAGAAAGATCTGACAGAAAGGGAAACACCAATGGATAGATTAATCTGTGGAGATGTGGGCTTTGGCAAAACAGAAGTCGCAATGCGCGGTATATTCATTGTTGTGTCTGCAGGATTTCAAGCTATGGTTCTCGCCCCAACAATAATACTTGCCAAGCAACATTATGATGTAATGACTGAGCGTTTTGCGAACTATCCAGAGATAAAGGTCGCCATATTTAGTGGTGCTCAG agcaaagaggagaaagatgaGCTAATAACAAATATTAAGAATGGAGATTTGCACATCATTGTTGGCACTCATGCTCTTCTTACGGAAAGGATGGCCTATAGCAATCTTGGTCTCCTAGTGGTGGATGAAGAACAA AAGTTTGGTGTTCAACAAAAGGAGAAGATTGCCTCATACAAGTCTTCTATTGATGTTCTTACACTTTCTGCAACACCCATTCCACGTACACTGTATCTGGCTTTGACTGGTTTCCGTGATGCAAG TTTGATGTCTACACCACCTCCTGAAAGAGTTGCTGTAAAGACATATGTGTCAGCATTTAGTAAAGAAAGGGCCCTATCAGCTATCAAGTTTGAGCTGCAACGTGGTGGTCAAGTCTTTTATGTTGTGCCTCGAATAAAAG CAATAGACGATGTGTTGCAGTTTCTCAAGGACTCTCTGCCTGATGTACCAATTGCTGTTGCTCATGGAAAG AAAATGTCAAAGAACATACAACTTGCTATGGAGGATTTTGCTAGCGGGGAAGTCAAAATTCTTGTATGCACACATATCATTGAAAGTGGAATAGATATTGCAAATGCCAATACAATGATTGTCCAGTTTGCTGAACTATATGGACTTGCCCAGCTGTATCAG TTACGAGGAAGAGTAGGAAGATCGGGTAGAGAAGGCTTCGCATACCTTTTCTACACTGATAAGTCTTTGCTCTCGAGAGTTGCAACG GACAGACTTGGAGCTATTGAGGAGCATTCAGAGCTTGGCCAAGGTTTCCATGTTGCAGAGAAGGATATGGGTATCAGGGGATTTGGAAGCTTGTTTGGTGATCAACAGTCTGGAGATGTTGCAAATGTTGGCATTGATCTATTCTTTGATATGCTTTTTGATAGCTTGTCAAAG GTTGATCAGTTTTGCCTTGTCCCCGTTCCGTACAAAGATGTTCAG CTGGATATAAACATTTCTCCACGTCTCCCCTCTGAATACATAAGTTATCTGGAAAATCCTGTTGAGTTGCTCAATGAAGCA GCAAAAGCTGCAGAGAAAGACCTATGGACCTTGATACAGTTTACAGAAGACCTCCGTCGACGATACGGAAAGGAGCCCCGTGATATGGAG TTACTACTGAAAAAGCTCTATGTAAGACGGATGGCTGCAGATCTTGGTATCAGTCGGATATATCCATCTGGCAAGATGATATTCATGAAAACAAACATGAACAAGAAGGTATTTAGGCTCATGACAGAAGCAATGACTTCTGAAACACATCGGAATTCCCTATCATTTGCTGGAAAGGAAATTAAG GCTGAACTCCTCGTGAGCTTGCCAGATACCCTACTTCTGAACTGGCTTTTCCATTGCTTATCAGACTGCTATACTGTAATACCAGCCCTTGTGAAGTACTAG
- the LOC136474991 gene encoding L10-interacting MYB domain-containing protein-like has product MPEIDWNSENTRVLCMLFAEQVEKGNRPNTHLNALGYAEVEKGFKERTGIVATKVQIKNKWDKLKEDFKAWKKLMLRQTGTGWDPIKKTIAMDDEWWKKARADIPGCGKFKKKGLENEDDLAKCFADITTIGIDHWSPHVVNVENVDETQEEATNFDPQDDDVSPETQEEDIGISPPPASGKRLARPVEKSGKKAKSGNALLIQEAVNSMASSANEYVSKRHGKYSIDEVMEVVIACGAGYDSNEHYIATELFVKKEQREMFMTLPTNEIRFTWLRRKYNDKYDK; this is encoded by the exons ATGCCTGAAATTGATTGGAACTCGGAGAACACTCGAGTACTGTGTATGTTGTTTGCCGAACAAGTTGAAAAAGGAAATCGGCCAAACACACACTTGAATGCACTTGGTTATGCTGAGGTTGAGAAAGGGTTCAAAGAAAGGACTGGAATTGTGGCTACCAAGGTTCAGATCAAGAACAAATGGGACAAGTTGAAGGAAGATTTCAAGGCATGGAAGAAACTAATGCTGAGGCAAACAGGGACTGGTTGGGATCCTATAAAGAAGACTATTGCTATGGATGATGAATGGTGGAAAAAAGCTAGAGCT GACATTCCGGGTTGTGGAAAGTTCAAAAAGAAGGGCCTTGAGAATGAAGATGACTTAGCCAAGTGTTTTGCTGACATCACTACTATTGGTATTGATCATTGGTCTCCTCATGTTGTGAATGTTGAAAATGTTGATGAGACACAAGAGGAGGCAACCAATTTTGAtccacaagatgatgatgtcaGTCCTGAAACACAAGAGGAGGATATTGGTATTTCTCCTCCACCTGCAAGTGGCAAGAGATTGGCTAGGCCTGTTGAAAAAAGTGGCAAGAAGGCGAAGTCTGGAAATGCACTCCTAATTCAAGAAGCAGTAAACAGTATGGCAAGTTCAGCCAATGAATATGTTTCGAAGAGACATGGAAAATACTCTATTGATGAAGTGATGGAGGTTGTGATTGCTTGTGGGGCCGGCTATGATAGCAATGAACATTACATTGCAACTGAACTGTTTGTGAAGAAGGAGCAAAGGGAGATGTTCATGACCTTGCCTACTAATGAGATTAGGTTCACTTGGCTTAGGAGGAAGTACAATGATAAATATGACAAGTAG
- the LOC136474990 gene encoding uncharacterized protein, protein MDKAPPRFMFSQQSGMGWLMETVNTPGECHRMLRMNEVIFHDLHDVLVERYGLKPSKHINTYEMLAIFLFTCGGCESNRRGQNKFKHSGETISRKFHEVLDCVVAMAQDFLRPTDPNFRNVHKRIRNDKRAYPHFKDCIGALDGTHVRVFLSPEEQVRYIGKTRIATQNVLAVCDFDMRFTYVAAGQPGSLHDTSVLYHALEADVDVFPHPPQGKYYVVDAGYPNRPGYLAPYKGERYHLPEWHRGMEPNTPKEKFNRIHSSVRNVIERSFGVLKMKWQILYKMPGYSMATQKKIVAATMVLHNFIREHASVDVDFANFDRDPTFMPTIPERYNKYAVSQHASDGSTSESSFVTMDTFRDNMATSVALAWN, encoded by the exons ATGGACAAGGCACCGCCGAGGTTTATGTTTTCACAACAAAGTGGAATGGGATGGCTGATGGAGACGGTTAACACTCCAGGGGAGTGTCATCGAATGCTTCGGATGAATGAGGTTATTTTTCATGATCTTCATGATGTGTTGGTTGAGAGGTACGGATTAAAACCATCGAAACACATTAATACATATGAGATGTTGGCCATTTTCCTATTCACATGTGGTGGGTGTGAGTCAAATAGAAGAGGACAAAATAAGTTCAAACACTCAGGTGAAACCATTAGTAGAAAATTTCATGAAGTTTTAGATTGTGTGGTTGCCATGGCACAAGATTTCTTGAGACCAACAGATCCTAATTTCCGCAATGTGCATAAGAGGATTAGGAATGACAAGAGAGCATATCCACATTTTAAGGATTGCATTGGTGCACTTGATGGAACCCATGTTCGTGTGTTTTTATCACCTGAAGAACAAGTGAGATATATTGGTAAGACTAGAATTGCAACTCAAAATGTGCTTGCCGTTTGTGATTTTGATATGCGCTTCACGTATGTGGCTGCGGGTCAACCGGGTTCTTTGCATGACACTAGTGTATTGTATCATGCATTGGAAGCAGATGTAGATGTCTTCCCACATCCACCTCAAG GCAAGTACTATGTTGTAGATGCGGGCTATCCTAATCGTCCGGGGTACCTAGCTCCATACAAGGGTGAAAGATACCACTTACCCGAGTGGCATCGAGGTATGGAACCAAATACTCCAAAAGAGAAGTTCAACCGTATACACTCATCTGTCCGTAATGTTATTGAGCGCTCATTTGGAGTATTAAAAATGAAATGGCAAATCCTTTACAAGATGCCCGGTTATTCAATGGCCACACAAAAGAAGATTGTTGCTGCTACCATGGTCCTACACAATTTCATACGTGAACATGCTAGTGTTGATGTGGACTTTGCTAATTTTGATAGAGATCCTACCTTCATGCCTACTATTCCGGAAAGGTACAACAAGTATGCCGTGTCTCAACATGCCTCTGATGGATCAACTTCGGAATCAAGCTTTGTGACTATGGACACATTTCGTGATAATATGGCTACATCCGTCGCCCTAGCATGGAATTAG